The Paenibacillus swuensis genome contains the following window.
TGTGTTGGCAAGCGCCTGAGCAGCATGCCGCAAGGATGCCGGGCTTTCCGTGCCTTCCATGACTAACGTGGGCATGGTAACCGTTCGCCACAACGCCGCAGGCAAAGCTTTGCCCTCCATAAAGCCATCCAGTAAGGTTGCGTCATACGGCAGCGTATGGGCGACGGCCATTAGATTCGCCCACACGCCCGGCATCATACGCATCATAGTGACAATGAAGGCTGGCGCTCCCATGCCCTGGGTCATGAAATATTTAATGGCGTCCGCCCGGCGATCGTTTGCGATGAGCTCTGTTACCTGGGCCCGGAAGTCGTCCGGCGGTTTGCGATCCGAAGGATTCACCACGAACGGAGGCTCATGCAAGGCCAGTTGCGTGATGTGGAGTCCCTTCGCGGCGGCTTGCAGGGCAAGGGCCGCGCCGGAGGATAAGCCCCATACCTTCGCCGAGCCGCCCGCTTCTTCGATGAGGGCACCCAAATCTTCAATTTCGCGCTCGACCGCATAAGGTTGAGTGTCTCCGCTATCCCCGCGTCCGCGGCGGTCGTAGGTGTAGACCGTAAACTGCTCTTTCAACTGTTCCGCTAATTGGACAAGCCCCGGGAAAAGCCGGTAACTGAATGCGCCTGCGACCAGGATGAGGGCCGGTCCTTGACCTATCCGGTCATAAGCAATGCGGGTTCCGTCTTTGGATATGACGGTGTACGTGGTTTGTTTCGCTTGTTTATCCATTTGGTGTGCCGGCATGTCGATTCCTTCTTTCTTACTGTTTTTTTGCTTTCTATATCCACGACGAACGGGATGTGACAACATCGACAAGTTTCCCAAAATATAATTTAATTTTTTTTCAACATTTCCCTATGATCTTTGAGATCCGCTTCCAAGGCTAGGATTCTTGGATCTTGCTGCAGATTCTCCGACTCCGTGTTTTGAACCGGTTCAACCTCGTCCTCCCTAACTATTGCCTCCACCTCTGTTTCCACATCCACCGGCTTGAATCCTGCAATGCAGTCTTTGCGCATAATCGATTTCCTCCCTCACTCGTATGAGACGTGTTCCCGCTTTAGGTTCTGTCTCTAATTAAACTACGAACGGGATCCAACGAAATCGACAAACGGACACCTACTTCTGTTTCTTCATTAATGAGTTGCTTGCTCAACTGCTAAGTACTAAATGTGTTTCAGCTCCGATGCTGGGTTATCCCGAAGAATCAGGCGAAAATAATTTCCGTTCTTTTCAAAAAATCACTTGTAATAAGAACATTTGTTTGGTATTATATGACATATACAGAACGTTTGTTCCTATATTGCGTAAGGGGGGGTGAGGATTGTGTCTACTCATGTAGTAACTTTCGATCAATTTAAGCGCAAATATCATGATGAAGCTTCATGTGTTCCCATCCTGATCTCAACCAAATGGCCCAACGGTTACCGCTGTCCACGTTGTGATTGCGTTGATGCCTATGTTATCACTACACGTCGGCTACCTCTGTATGAATGCCGCAACTGCAAGTATCAAGCTTCTCTTCTCGTGGGGACGATTATGCAAGGAAGCCGCACCTTACTTCATAAATGGTTTCAAGCTTTATTTCTCATCGCTAACCCCTCAGGTTCAATTAACGCGGTGCAACTATCAACCATCATTCAAGTCACGTATAAGACGGCCTGGTTAATCCTACACAAACTTCGCCATGCCATTCAGCAAGGAGATGCGCAGCAGCTACTCACAGGGCTTGTCGAAGTCATCTCTGCTGAATACAATCCGTGCAATTTTCATATTAAAGGTTTTAAGACGATCCGGAACGAGCAGCCATTTGTTGGGGGAGCTTCTCTTAACTTTTATGGTGAGGTTTCCTATGTCAAGCTGAAGCATGTTTTTATGCCGAAACATCATCCGAACAAAGAGCTTAGCTATTGGGATTATTCCAACTTCATTGAGACTCATGTAAGTAGTTCTGTCCGAGTTCCTTTTATTCATTACGGTTCCAAAAAATATAACGCATGCGACACCTTAAATATCATTTGTGATTCTGTTCCTGTTAGAATAAACGAGCGATATTACGGAGTAAGCGACAAGCATTTACAATCGTATCTGGATGAAGTATCCTATCGCATTAATTATTCACTGAAACCAAACCGTGCGGTGTCGAAATTATTTCGGCTGTTCATTGATACTCCTGCTGTTACTTATAAACAACTCATTTCACGCAAACCGATGTGCTTACATTTACAGGTTGCCTAACTCACGGACAAACATTTTTTACAATTCATCTTTCCTTCTCTAAACATCTTTACTTCTATTAACACATTAACTCTCATTTTCCAGTTATCACTTCATTGCTTTCTTCTATCACATCACATCACATCATCACATCACATCACATCATAAAAGCATAAAGCAAATCACATTACACCACATCACACCACACCACTGAGCGTTCGGGATAACCCAGCATTCCAGTTCAAATAGGTAAACGAACACCCCACCTAAAGAAATGTAAACCCTAGTGAATCACCCAAATTTTATATACTTTCTATCACAAAAAAAAGCCCAACACACGATCATGTCGGGTCTTTCCAGCTCTACACTTTAAATTCAGCAAGCAGTTGCTTCAATTGGGCGGCCATCGCCGTCATGTTCTTCGCTGCGCTCGAAATTTCATCGATAGAGGCATACTGCTGCTCCGTGGCTGCGGCCGTTTCCTGAGTAATTTCCGCGCCTTTCATCGCCGCGGCAACGCCAATAGCGGTCATGCCGGCAATTCGGTGGCTGCTATCCGAAGTTTGTTCCATGGAATTCGAGATGTAAGCCACCTGCTGCGCAATCTGTTGCAGCGATTCATCAATAGCCTCGAATGCTGAAGTAACCTGCTTGACCTGCGTCAATCCGAGTTCAACGGTTTGCAGGCCTGCTTCCATCCCCTCGCGCACTTGCCCCGTCTCTTCTTGCACCTGTTTCACAAGGTGCTCGATCTCGGCGGCGGAAAGGGCTGATCTTTCAGCAAGCTTGCGAACCTCGCTGGCGACAACGGCAAACCCTCTTCCCATATCGCCTGCTCGGGCAGCTTCAATCGAAGCGTTCAGCGCCAACAAATTGGTCTGCCCC
Protein-coding sequences here:
- a CDS encoding alpha/beta fold hydrolase — its product is MPAHQMDKQAKQTTYTVISKDGTRIAYDRIGQGPALILVAGAFSYRLFPGLVQLAEQLKEQFTVYTYDRRGRGDSGDTQPYAVEREIEDLGALIEEAGGSAKVWGLSSGAALALQAAAKGLHITQLALHEPPFVVNPSDRKPPDDFRAQVTELIANDRRADAIKYFMTQGMGAPAFIVTMMRMMPGVWANLMAVAHTLPYDATLLDGFMEGKALPAALWRTVTMPTLVMEGTESPASLRHAAQALANTLPNAQLVSKKGLGHTKKIHAKMISVELTAFFTTDNKLTK
- a CDS encoding transposase, with product MSTHVVTFDQFKRKYHDEASCVPILISTKWPNGYRCPRCDCVDAYVITTRRLPLYECRNCKYQASLLVGTIMQGSRTLLHKWFQALFLIANPSGSINAVQLSTIIQVTYKTAWLILHKLRHAIQQGDAQQLLTGLVEVISAEYNPCNFHIKGFKTIRNEQPFVGGASLNFYGEVSYVKLKHVFMPKHHPNKELSYWDYSNFIETHVSSSVRVPFIHYGSKKYNACDTLNIICDSVPVRINERYYGVSDKHLQSYLDEVSYRINYSLKPNRAVSKLFRLFIDTPAVTYKQLISRKPMCLHLQVA